AGGCATAAAAGCCATCCAGCCCGCCCGCATGGCTATCGCCGCCCGGTAACATAGCAGGCCCCGGTAACATAGCAGGCGTGGTGCGAAATTCGCCAAGCGGGGTGATCGCGTCTTCCAGCCCCGGCCAGTCGGCGACCTGCATCGCAACCCGCTCCAGTTCCGGATGATCGGCAAGAACCCGAGCCACAACATCCTCGCCCTCCTGTGGATCGAGCGAGCAATTGGAAAACACGATGGAGCCGCCGGGCGCCAGCAGTGTCACGGCGTGGCGCAGCAACCGTTCCTGCACACCCGCCAGCTTGACGATATCCTGCGGCCCCTTGGTATAAAACACATCGGGGTGCCGGCGCGTCGTGCCGGTGGAAGAACAGGGGGCATCCAGCAGCACGGCGTCAAAGCCCGGATGATCCTCGCCCAGATTGAACTCCATCAGGTCCTGATGAACCAGTTGCGCTGAAAACCCCAGCCGTTGCAGGTTGCCATTCAGGCGCTTCAGCCGGTTGGCCGATTGTTCGACCGCCGTCACCACCGCGCCCGCGGCAGCCAATTGCGCCGTCTTGCCTCCGGGCGCGGCACAGAGGTCCACGGCCCGCTTGCCTTCAAGGGACCCGAACATCCGCACGGGAAGGGCAGCCGCCGCGTCCTGAACCCACCAGGCCCCCTCTTCAAAGCCGGGAAGCGCTGAAACCGCTCCGGCAAAGCTTGCCAGCCGGATGCTGCCAGTCGGCAACACCACTCCATTGAGCTTTTCGGCCCACACTGCCGGATCGGCCTTGACGGTCAGGTCGATGGCAGCCGGGGTCAATTGGGCCTGTGCAATCCGCCGCGCTTCCTCCTCCCCATAGACTGCGATCAACCGTTCGAAGAACCAGTCGGGCATGCAGATGACATCTTCGACATCCGCCAAAAGTGCCTGCTTTTCACGGCCCAGCCTACGCAAAACCGCATTGACCAGCT
The Allorhizobium ampelinum S4 genome window above contains:
- a CDS encoding RsmB/NOP family class I SAM-dependent RNA methyltransferase, producing MELNERRGKSPTDKSSSGHRESSLGTPGKQDGQSRQKSDRPRRQVHDDKPGLEARMAASRLLAAVIDRKTSLDGMMDGDHGNPAYAALSEADRGLVRAILNTSLRFLPRIEAMLARLLDAPLPDGARALYHSLIVAAAQMVYLDVPDHSAVDLAVEQANRDPRSRRFAKLVNAVLRRLGREKQALLADVEDVICMPDWFFERLIAVYGEEEARRIAQAQLTPAAIDLTVKADPAVWAEKLNGVVLPTGSIRLASFAGAVSALPGFEEGAWWVQDAAAALPVRMFGSLEGKRAVDLCAAPGGKTAQLAAAGAVVTAVEQSANRLKRLNGNLQRLGFSAQLVHQDLMEFNLGEDHPGFDAVLLDAPCSSTGTTRRHPDVFYTKGPQDIVKLAGVQERLLRHAVTLLAPGGSIVFSNCSLDPQEGEDVVARVLADHPELERVAMQVADWPGLEDAITPLGEFRTTPAMLPGPAMLPGGDSHAGGLDGFYACRLRRV